One Deltaproteobacteria bacterium genomic window, AGGTGACATCCCTGAAAGCCTGACCCCGTTCGCCGACATGGCCCAGGCCGCTGGATCCTCGGAAAGTCAGGCCCTTGAACTTTTCAAGGATTTGAAAAATAGAATGTTAATTCGACGTTTTGGGGCCACTCTGAGGCATCAAAAGGCCGGATATGGCCACAATGCCATGGTCGCCTGGATGGTTCCCGAAGAACGCGTTGACGAATTCGGTCGCCATCTATCCGCCCTGGCAGAAGTCACCCACTGCTATCTGCGCAAGGCTACCGATGCATGGCCCTACAATATCTATTCCATGGTTCACTCCATGACCCCCGCCGGGAGCCTTCACGTGGTCGAGAGCATATGCCAAAGCACTGGCGTGAATGAATACGAGATCCTCTCTAGCGTCGAAGAATTGAAAAAAACATCCATGCGGTATTTTTGATGACACATTCCACCCATCGCTCCACGGAACTGTTCTCCCGGGCTCTCAAGGTCATCCCTGGCGGAGTCAACAGCCCGGTCCGGTCCTGCCGAAGTGCCGGCCAGGATCCCCTTTTTATCCAAAAAGCCATTGATGCCAGGATATTCACGGC contains:
- a CDS encoding Lrp/AsnC family transcriptional regulator, yielding MHTHQTPDAFKDWERTILGLAQGDIPESLTPFADMAQAAGSSESQALELFKDLKNRMLIRRFGATLRHQKAGYGHNAMVAWMVPEERVDEFGRHLSALAEVTHCYLRKATDAWPYNIYSMVHSMTPAGSLHVVESICQSTGVNEYEILSSVEELKKTSMRYF